A genomic window from Peromyscus maniculatus bairdii isolate BWxNUB_F1_BW_parent chromosome 1, HU_Pman_BW_mat_3.1, whole genome shotgun sequence includes:
- the LOC102903088 gene encoding interferon-induced transmembrane protein 3, whose translation MNHTSQAFMTAANGGHPPNYERIKEEYEVSELGAPHGSTSVRTTVINMPREVAVPDHVVWSLFNTLFLNFCCLGFIAYAYSVKSRDRKMVGDVTGAQAYASTAKCLNISALVLSILTVVITIVAVLCIFFSAHRLYT comes from the exons ATGAACCACACTTCTCAAGCCTTCATGACTGCCGCCAATGGGGGACATCCCCCAAACTACGAAAGAATCAAGGAAGAATATGAGGTTTCCGAGCTGGGAGCACCCCATGGTTCAACTTCTGTCAGAACCACCGTGATCAACATGCCCAGAGAGGTGGCTGTGCCCGACCATGTGGTCTGGTCCCTCTTCAACACACTCTTCTTGAACTTCTGCTGCCTGGGTTTCATTGCCTATGCCTACTCTGTGAAG TCTAGGGACAGGAAGATGGTGGGCGACGTGACCGGAGCCCAGGCCTACGCCTCCACTGCCAAGTGCCTCAACATCAGCGCCCTGGTCCTCAGCATCCTCACGGTTGTTATTACCATCGTGGCTGTCCtctgcatttttttctctgctcatCGTCTTTACACTTAA